The Natribaculum luteum genome contains the following window.
GCAACTCGAGGCCGTGATCGATACGGCATCACCCGAGGCACGTACGTGGGCGAACGAGGTCTACGAGGCACATCGGCGGACGGCGCGGCCTTTCGACCCGGACGAATTCCGCCACGAGAGCGGTCACGACCGTCTGTTAGGTGTGGAACCCCGATAGAGTCCGGCGCGTACGAAACGCCACGTCGGACCTCGTCTTCGGCGAGTCACATCCCGCCGAGGCTGTCGATCAGTTCGCGCGTGACCTGATCGTGGGTGACGAGTTCGCCGCCGTGCTCGTTGGCGAACGACTCGGCGTCGTCGCGGTCCGAGAACCCGATCAACTCCTCGCCCATCGCGCCGTGGACGTCGCTTCCGACGACCATCGTGATGTCGGTGACGTCGACCTGATTTTCGGCCTCGAGGTGTGCGGAGATGAACGTCACGCCGTCTTCCCCGGACAGTTCCCAGTCGACGATCGAGTAGTCCGTCGCGTAGATGATCGTCGGTTCGTGACCGCGGTCTTCCTGGCCGAACACCCAGGTGTACGTGCAGGTTCCGCTGCAGAACCACGCCGGGCCGTCTCGTCCCTCGGGCAGGTCCTCGTCGTAGAACGCCTGCCCTACGGGACCGGGATGGTGCTCGATGACCATCCCACACTCGTCACAGACCTGCTCGTCGTCGAGCGACACCGGCTCAGGGGCGTCGTCGCCGCCGAGACAGCCGGCGAGGGCGGCCACTCCAGCCACTCCCGTCGCGACGAGAACGTCCCGTCTCGTCGGTCCGGTACCCGCACGAGCTCTCTCTCGAGTCATACCCGTCTTTGGCGCTGCAGTCGTAAAGCGCGTCTGGTGTGAACGCCGAACGGTCCGCCCGTTCGAGAGATGTACCAGACGCCTCTTGAGTCGCCCGTCCCTAGCCGGCAACAAATGCAGCGACGTACGTTCCTTCGCCTGGGAGCTGCCGGCGGAGCCGTGGCCGCGAGCGGCTGTCTCACCTCGCTCGTCGGCGACGACGGCACCGAGAACGTGGTCCTCGGGCCACAAGAGGACCAGCTGGCCGACAGCGAAGACCTCGCCTACCCCGCTTACGGCCAGGCGTTTCCCGACTTCTCGCTTCCCGATCCGCTCGCCGAGACGACGATCGACACTACCGAACTCGAGGACCAGTGTCTGATCACGACGGCATTTTACACGTTCTGTCCAGCCGAGTGCGTCTCGTTGATCAGTACCCTCGCCGGCCTCCAGGCCGAGACGATCGATCGCGACCTCGTCGACGACGTCACCTTCCTCGCGATCTCGTTCGATCCGGAACGCGACACGCCAGCGAAACTCCGGGAGAACGCGGAGATAATGCGCGTCGACCTCGAGGCGGGCAACTGGCACTACCTGCTACCCGAGGAAGTCGAGGAGGCGAGAGCCGTCGTCGACGAGAAACTCGGCATCGCGTTCCAGAAAGACAGCGAGGTCGAAGGCTACGAGTTCTC
Protein-coding sequences here:
- a CDS encoding SCO family protein, which codes for MQRRTFLRLGAAGGAVAASGCLTSLVGDDGTENVVLGPQEDQLADSEDLAYPAYGQAFPDFSLPDPLAETTIDTTELEDQCLITTAFYTFCPAECVSLISTLAGLQAETIDRDLVDDVTFLAISFDPERDTPAKLRENAEIMRVDLEAGNWHYLLPEEVEEARAVVDEKLGIAFQKDSEVEGYEFSHNTLTFLSNPDDYVERAYTSERPDIDRMIDDIETVLSNWE
- a CDS encoding nitrous oxide reductase accessory protein NosL; protein product: MTRERARAGTGPTRRDVLVATGVAGVAALAGCLGGDDAPEPVSLDDEQVCDECGMVIEHHPGPVGQAFYDEDLPEGRDGPAWFCSGTCTYTWVFGQEDRGHEPTIIYATDYSIVDWELSGEDGVTFISAHLEAENQVDVTDITMVVGSDVHGAMGEELIGFSDRDDAESFANEHGGELVTHDQVTRELIDSLGGM